In Cetobacterium sp. ZOR0034, a genomic segment contains:
- the galE gene encoding UDP-glucose 4-epimerase GalE: protein MAILVCGGAGYIGSHAVRALLEAKREVVVLDNMQTGHVEAVPENIKLALGDLRDIEFLKRVFKENKIEGVIHFAADSLVGESMTNPAKYFDNNVLGTMNLLNIMREFEVKNIVFSSTAATYGEPKNIPILETDETNPTNPYGESKLMVEKLLKWYDYAYGIKYTALRYFNVAGAYPTGEIGEDHSPETHLIPIILQVALGKREKIGIYGDDYPTEDGTCIRDYVHVMDLVDAHILALDRLKNGGDSTIYNLGNGEGFSVKQVIDVARKVTKHEIPAEVSPRRAGDPAKLVASSQKAMNELKWKPKYASLESIIETAWKWHKENPEGYND, encoded by the coding sequence ATGGCAATATTAGTTTGTGGTGGAGCCGGATATATAGGAAGTCATGCGGTTAGAGCTTTATTAGAAGCAAAAAGAGAGGTTGTTGTTTTAGATAACATGCAAACGGGGCATGTAGAAGCAGTACCTGAGAATATAAAGTTGGCATTAGGAGATTTAAGAGATATAGAATTTTTAAAAAGAGTATTTAAAGAGAATAAAATAGAAGGAGTTATACATTTTGCTGCAGATTCATTAGTTGGAGAAAGTATGACAAATCCTGCTAAATATTTTGACAATAATGTCCTTGGAACTATGAATTTATTAAATATAATGAGAGAGTTTGAAGTAAAAAATATAGTTTTCTCTTCTACAGCGGCAACATATGGAGAACCAAAAAATATTCCAATTCTTGAAACGGATGAGACAAATCCAACAAATCCATATGGTGAAAGTAAATTAATGGTTGAAAAACTATTAAAATGGTATGACTATGCTTACGGAATAAAATATACAGCTCTTAGATACTTCAATGTAGCTGGAGCATATCCAACAGGAGAGATTGGAGAAGACCATAGTCCTGAAACACATCTAATTCCAATAATTTTACAAGTGGCTTTAGGAAAAAGAGAAAAAATAGGAATATATGGAGATGACTATCCAACAGAGGACGGAACTTGTATTAGAGATTATGTTCATGTAATGGATTTGGTTGATGCTCATATTTTAGCATTAGATAGATTAAAAAATGGTGGAGATAGTACAATTTATAATTTAGGAAATGGAGAGGGATTCTCGGTTAAACAAGTTATAGATGTAGCTAGAAAAGTTACAAAGCATGAAATACCAGCTGAGGTATCTCCTAGAAGAGCTGGAGATCCGGCAAAATTAGTTGCGAGTTCTCAAAAAGCTATGAACGAATTAAAATGGAAACCTAAATATGCTTCGTTAGAATCAATAATTGAAACAGCATGGAAATGGCATAAAGAAAATCCAGAAGGATATAACGACTAA
- a CDS encoding biotin--[acetyl-CoA-carboxylase] ligase → MRIYRFDEIDSTNRFLREKDDILEKDLAIAKVQNAGRGRRGNKWVSTEGAALFSFALKHDFEISEDEYMKLPLLVGYSLLYSLKKIEDLDYKFKWTNDLYLEEKKISGILVEKIKDHYIIGIGLNVNNLNLEEAKDRGMSLREKTGKEYNLEEVIMTIVSDFFENFKEFKNGSWKEILEKINKVNYLYGRRIDIVTFDKEESGIAGDILEDGTLEVFVGNEIKRYNIGSIHIAKK, encoded by the coding sequence ATGAGAATATATAGATTTGATGAGATAGATTCAACAAATAGATTTTTAAGAGAGAAAGATGATATATTAGAGAAAGATTTAGCAATAGCTAAAGTTCAAAATGCTGGAAGAGGAAGAAGAGGAAATAAGTGGGTTTCAACAGAAGGAGCAGCACTATTTTCTTTTGCTTTAAAGCATGATTTCGAAATATCTGAAGATGAGTATATGAAACTTCCACTTTTAGTAGGGTATTCTTTATTATATTCTTTAAAAAAAATAGAGGATTTAGATTATAAATTTAAATGGACAAATGATTTATATTTAGAAGAGAAAAAAATAAGTGGAATTTTGGTTGAAAAAATAAAAGATCACTATATAATTGGAATTGGACTTAATGTTAATAATTTAAATTTAGAAGAAGCTAAAGATAGAGGTATGTCATTAAGAGAAAAAACAGGAAAAGAATATAACCTAGAAGAAGTTATAATGACTATAGTTTCAGATTTTTTTGAAAATTTTAAAGAGTTTAAAAATGGAAGTTGGAAAGAAATTCTGGAAAAAATAAATAAAGTAAATTATCTGTATGGAAGAAGAATTGATATTGTTACATTCGATAAAGAGGAAAGCGGAATTGCTGGAGATATTTTAGAAGATGGAACTCTTGAGGTATTTGTAGGAAATGAAATAAAGAGATATAATATTGGTTCAATTCACATAGCAAAAAAATAG
- the mnmA gene encoding tRNA 2-thiouridine(34) synthase MnmA: MNKKRIVLGMSGGVDSSTSAYMLKEDGFEVIGVTLVVSKEQRESQDLKDAISLAKELDIEHIILDIVDEFNEKIVKYFIDEYSKGMTPSPCVVCDEIIKVKKLIEIANLKDAYYIGTGHYCEVSRDNRFEKSLFKKPKDIRKDQGYMLYRIDSEIIERMMFPLAKYEKTLVREKAKNYGVKVHDKKDSQGICFAKEGYLEFLKKALGDKIEPGNYVDKNGNVLGQHQGYQLYTIGQRRGLGVLFSKVYFIIDIIPEKNEIILGDYVELYRKKVELADFKTQIPLETLLEMRVFVKPRFSSLGFYGKVIKENKKIYLEYEEENPQNAKGQHLVIYSDDLVIAGGKIIF; encoded by the coding sequence ATGAATAAAAAAAGAATAGTATTAGGAATGAGTGGTGGAGTTGATTCTTCAACTTCGGCATATATGTTAAAAGAGGATGGTTTTGAAGTTATAGGTGTGACTTTAGTTGTGAGCAAAGAGCAAAGAGAGTCACAGGATTTGAAGGATGCTATATCTTTAGCAAAAGAGTTAGATATAGAGCATATTATTTTAGATATAGTAGATGAATTCAATGAAAAAATTGTAAAATATTTTATTGATGAATATTCAAAAGGAATGACACCGTCTCCGTGTGTCGTTTGTGATGAGATCATAAAAGTGAAGAAGCTGATTGAAATTGCAAATTTAAAAGATGCTTACTACATAGGTACAGGTCACTATTGTGAGGTAAGTAGGGATAATAGATTTGAAAAAAGTTTATTTAAAAAACCAAAAGATATAAGAAAAGATCAAGGTTATATGCTATATAGAATAGATTCAGAAATAATAGAGAGAATGATGTTTCCATTAGCAAAGTATGAAAAGACATTGGTAAGAGAGAAAGCTAAAAATTATGGAGTAAAAGTTCACGATAAAAAAGATAGTCAGGGTATTTGCTTTGCAAAAGAAGGATATTTAGAGTTTTTAAAAAAAGCTTTAGGTGATAAAATAGAGCCAGGAAATTATGTTGATAAAAATGGGAATGTTTTAGGACAACATCAAGGATATCAGTTGTACACAATTGGTCAAAGAAGAGGATTGGGAGTTCTATTTTCAAAAGTATATTTTATCATAGATATTATTCCAGAAAAAAATGAGATAATTTTAGGTGATTATGTAGAGTTATATAGAAAAAAAGTTGAACTAGCAGATTTTAAAACTCAAATTCCATTAGAAACTCTTTTAGAGATGAGAGTATTCGTAAAACCCAGGTTTTCTAGTTTAGGTTTTTATGGAAAAGTAATTAAAGAGAATAAAAAGATATATTTAGAATACGAAGAGGAGAATCCACAAAATGCTAAAGGACAGCATCTAGTTATATATAGTGATGATTTGGTTATTGCTGGAGGAAAAATAATATTTTAA
- a CDS encoding aminopeptidase P family protein, producing the protein MKLQRLMDEKGVEAILVTNLLNVRYFTGFTGTTGVAIAIKDKRFFITDFRYVSQGKSEVEKNGFELICENISALKKVGELLEEFKIKKIAIENQSVTLDQFKLFQSNFPEVEFIYLDDTFTKEREIKSEEEIEIIRESVKIAEQALKESMSKIRVGVKEREIAAELEYQMRKLGASKASFDIIVASNERSALPHGVASEKLVEEGFLTIDYGCFYKGYASDITRTFYVGDNPTEKHLEIYEIVREANERAIKAVKEGVTVHELDAIARDFIKQKGYGDNFGHGLGHGFGLQIHEYPGISFKAENKVLKEGMIITIEPGIYVPDFGGVRIEDDILVGKNSCEVLTTLDKTFKKIK; encoded by the coding sequence ATGAAGTTACAAAGATTAATGGATGAAAAAGGGGTAGAGGCAATTTTAGTAACAAATCTACTAAATGTAAGATATTTTACAGGTTTTACAGGAACAACAGGAGTAGCGATAGCTATAAAAGATAAGAGATTTTTTATAACAGATTTTAGATATGTATCTCAAGGAAAGAGTGAAGTAGAAAAAAATGGTTTTGAATTAATTTGTGAAAATATCTCAGCTTTAAAAAAAGTGGGAGAATTATTAGAAGAGTTTAAAATAAAGAAAATAGCAATTGAAAATCAAAGTGTTACACTTGATCAATTTAAATTGTTCCAAAGTAATTTTCCTGAAGTTGAATTTATATATTTAGATGACACTTTTACAAAAGAGAGAGAGATTAAATCAGAAGAAGAGATAGAAATAATAAGAGAATCTGTAAAAATTGCAGAGCAAGCGTTGAAAGAAAGTATGTCTAAAATTAGAGTTGGAGTTAAAGAGAGAGAAATTGCAGCCGAGTTAGAGTATCAGATGAGAAAGTTAGGTGCTTCAAAAGCTTCTTTTGATATAATTGTAGCATCTAATGAAAGATCGGCTTTACCCCATGGTGTTGCTAGTGAAAAATTAGTAGAAGAAGGCTTTTTGACAATAGATTATGGATGTTTTTATAAGGGATATGCCTCAGATATAACAAGAACTTTCTATGTAGGGGATAATCCAACAGAAAAACACTTAGAAATTTATGAAATAGTTAGAGAAGCAAATGAAAGAGCAATAAAAGCGGTAAAAGAAGGAGTTACTGTACATGAATTAGATGCTATAGCAAGAGATTTTATAAAACAAAAAGGCTATGGAGATAATTTTGGTCATGGATTAGGTCATGGATTTGGATTACAAATACACGAGTACCCAGGAATCTCTTTTAAAGCTGAAAATAAGGTATTAAAAGAAGGGATGATTATAACAATAGAACCTGGAATTTATGTTCCAGATTTTGGTGGAGTTAGAATAGAAGATGACATTTTAGTTGGAAAAAACTCATGTGAAGTTTTAACAACTTTAGATAAAACTTTTAAAAAAATAAAATAA
- a CDS encoding AbgT family transporter, which translates to MQAELKRTENKSFIDKFLNIIEKGGNALPHPATLFAILAVMVVIISGIGGALGWSVDFVGINRKTMKTEEMVIATKSLMTKEGVNYIFTSMVNNFTGFAPLGTVLVAIIGIGIAERSGLMAAILKKVALSTPKKLVTVMVVFLGIMSNVASDAGYVVLPPLAALIFISFGRHPIAGLAAAFAGVSGGFSANLLIGTIDPLLGGISTEAARILDPTYYVAPTANWYFMMASTFIITFLGTLINDKIVEPRLGKYTGEGGNEFQEVTPEEKKALRSAGLATVVMLVLLVPIYLALGHNFLGNGLVPVIVLFFALPGLAYGKSIGTIKSDSDVMDMLTKSMQGMAGYIVLVFFAAQFIAYFGYTNLGTILAVKGADFLEAAGIGGIPLVIGFIIIVGFLNLFMGSASAKWAILAPVFVPMLMRIGYSPEFTQLAYRIGDSTTNIISPLMSYFAMIIVFMQKYDKKASLGTLISVMLPYSIVFLIGWSVFLAVWMLSGLPIGPGASVLLPGF; encoded by the coding sequence ATGCAAGCTGAATTAAAAAGAACTGAAAACAAGAGTTTTATAGACAAATTCTTGAATATAATTGAAAAGGGAGGGAATGCCTTACCACATCCAGCAACATTATTTGCAATATTAGCTGTAATGGTTGTAATTATTTCAGGAATAGGTGGAGCCTTAGGTTGGTCAGTTGATTTCGTTGGAATCAATAGAAAAACAATGAAAACAGAAGAGATGGTAATTGCTACTAAATCTTTAATGACAAAAGAAGGAGTAAACTATATATTTACTTCAATGGTAAATAACTTTACTGGATTTGCACCTTTAGGAACAGTTTTAGTTGCAATAATAGGTATAGGAATAGCTGAGAGATCGGGATTAATGGCAGCTATTTTAAAGAAAGTAGCACTTTCTACACCAAAAAAATTAGTAACAGTAATGGTTGTATTTTTAGGGATAATGTCAAACGTAGCTTCAGATGCGGGGTATGTTGTATTACCACCATTAGCAGCACTTATATTTATATCATTTGGAAGACATCCAATAGCAGGATTGGCAGCAGCATTTGCTGGAGTTTCAGGAGGATTCTCAGCAAATCTACTAATAGGAACTATAGATCCGCTTCTAGGAGGAATTTCAACAGAGGCAGCAAGAATACTTGATCCTACTTACTATGTAGCACCTACAGCAAACTGGTACTTTATGATGGCATCAACATTTATAATTACATTCTTAGGAACGTTAATAAATGATAAAATAGTAGAACCAAGATTAGGAAAATATACTGGTGAGGGTGGAAATGAATTCCAAGAGGTTACACCTGAAGAGAAAAAAGCATTAAGATCTGCAGGATTAGCAACAGTAGTTATGCTAGTTTTATTAGTACCAATTTATTTAGCATTAGGACATAACTTCTTAGGAAATGGATTAGTTCCAGTAATCGTATTATTCTTTGCTCTTCCAGGATTAGCTTATGGAAAATCAATAGGAACAATTAAAAGTGATTCAGATGTAATGGATATGTTAACGAAATCAATGCAAGGAATGGCAGGATATATTGTCTTAGTATTCTTCGCAGCTCAATTTATAGCATACTTCGGGTATACAAACTTAGGAACAATATTAGCAGTAAAAGGTGCAGATTTCTTAGAAGCTGCAGGAATTGGTGGAATTCCACTAGTAATAGGATTCATTATAATTGTAGGATTCTTAAACCTATTTATGGGATCAGCATCAGCTAAATGGGCTATTTTAGCACCAGTATTTGTACCAATGTTAATGAGAATAGGATATTCACCTGAATTTACACAATTAGCTTATAGAATAGGAGATTCAACTACAAATATAATTTCTCCTTTAATGTCATATTTTGCAATGATAATTGTATTCATGCAAAAATACGATAAAAAAGCTTCACTAGGAACGTTAATATCAGTAATGCTTCCTTATTCAATAGTGTTCTTAATTGGATGGTCAGTATTCTTAGCAGTTTGGATGTTAAGTGGATTACCAATTGGACCAGGAGCTTCAGTTTTATTACCAGGTTTTTAA
- a CDS encoding SEC-C metal-binding domain-containing protein translates to MEDKFLIESLNSLLKDDLFKILAKFNIKIAKSTVKGKIIEKIVEAYESNSNTFLEVFSKDTLTYLSQFNTENHKVSEKDFFEYEEFLLPLQSFGFISKTVVKEKDNNHYVISTWFIETINSLSEKDENKSLIDFYQELEMLILGMIRFYGVIDEHKLLDLLTPTFNDITLEKIHTFIDSRWILNVFISKLEDSGSKTIYLIADSVSEPVDILHETIKYEGLEYKVLSNDEYKNYWNYFYIEKTQEVADLIALLMSHKLQGPQIGFEITTIIDRLKNNLSVESIVEDIKTRITFENSNAESIFLALITKISKSLPLWILKGHSYTEIFGENQPPRTVTKIGRNENCPCGSGKKYKKCCGK, encoded by the coding sequence GTGGAAGACAAATTTTTAATTGAATCTTTAAATAGCCTACTTAAAGATGATCTTTTTAAAATTTTAGCTAAATTTAATATAAAAATCGCTAAAAGTACTGTAAAAGGGAAAATTATAGAAAAAATTGTTGAGGCTTATGAAAGTAATTCAAATACTTTTTTAGAAGTTTTTTCTAAAGATACATTAACTTACCTTTCTCAATTTAACACTGAAAATCATAAGGTAAGCGAAAAAGACTTCTTCGAATATGAAGAGTTTTTATTACCTTTACAAAGTTTTGGATTTATTTCTAAAACTGTTGTAAAAGAAAAAGATAATAACCACTATGTTATTTCAACTTGGTTTATTGAAACAATAAACTCTTTATCTGAAAAAGATGAAAATAAATCACTTATAGATTTCTATCAAGAGTTAGAGATGCTAATTTTAGGAATGATTAGATTCTATGGTGTTATTGATGAACATAAATTGTTAGATCTTTTAACTCCTACATTTAATGATATCACTCTTGAAAAAATACATACTTTTATTGATTCAAGATGGATTTTAAATGTATTTATCTCTAAATTAGAAGATTCTGGAAGCAAAACTATATATTTAATAGCTGATTCTGTATCTGAACCTGTAGATATTCTACATGAAACTATTAAGTATGAAGGATTAGAGTATAAAGTACTAAGTAATGATGAGTATAAAAACTACTGGAACTATTTCTACATCGAAAAAACTCAAGAAGTTGCCGATTTAATAGCTCTTTTAATGTCACATAAACTACAAGGTCCACAAATTGGTTTTGAAATTACAACTATTATTGACAGATTAAAAAATAATCTATCAGTTGAATCTATAGTTGAAGATATAAAAACTAGAATTACATTTGAAAACTCAAATGCTGAATCTATATTCTTAGCTCTAATAACTAAAATATCAAAATCATTACCTCTATGGATTTTAAAAGGTCACTCTTATACTGAAATATTTGGAGAAAATCAACCTCCTAGAACGGTTACTAAGATTGGAAGAAATGAAAACTGCCCTTGCGGATCAGGTAAAAAATACAAAAAATGTTGTGGAAAATAA
- a CDS encoding 4Fe-4S binding protein has product MAHRINEDICIGCGTCEAICPVSCISEVDGGKRRIDEDQCIDCGACAGACPVECIAPAE; this is encoded by the coding sequence ATGGCTCATAGAATTAATGAAGATATCTGTATCGGATGTGGAACTTGCGAAGCAATCTGCCCAGTTAGTTGCATTTCTGAAGTTGATGGTGGAAAAAGAAGAATCGACGAGGACCAATGTATCGATTGTGGTGCTTGTGCAGGTGCTTGCCCTGTTGAGTGTATCGCTCCAGCTGAGTAA
- the yfcE gene encoding phosphodiesterase produces the protein MKIFVISDIHGSSYYLNKALEAYEKEKADYLLILGDELYHGPRNPLPQDYNPKEVSEMLNRYKSKIIAVRGNCDSEVDQMLLEYPIMSDYTVLFLEKKRIFATHGHIYNEEKIPNISEGDVLIYGHTHLPVAKYQNGIYILNPGSITLPKGGNKNSYGLFENDIFYIKDLSGEIIKEIKLK, from the coding sequence ATGAAAATATTTGTAATATCTGATATTCATGGATCAAGCTATTATCTTAATAAAGCATTAGAAGCTTATGAAAAAGAGAAAGCTGATTATCTTTTAATCTTAGGAGATGAATTATATCATGGACCAAGAAATCCTCTTCCACAGGATTATAATCCAAAAGAGGTTTCAGAAATGTTAAATAGATATAAAAGCAAGATAATTGCTGTTAGGGGGAATTGTGATAGTGAAGTGGATCAAATGCTATTAGAATATCCAATTATGAGTGATTATACTGTTTTATTTTTAGAGAAAAAAAGAATTTTTGCAACTCATGGACATATATATAATGAGGAGAAAATTCCAAATATATCTGAAGGGGATGTACTTATATATGGACATACACATTTACCAGTAGCTAAGTATCAAAATGGAATATATATATTAAATCCAGGTTCAATTACACTTCCGAAAGGTGGAAATAAAAATAGCTATGGATTATTTGAAAATGATATTTTCTATATAAAAGATTTAAGTGGGGAGATTATAAAAGAGATTAAATTAAAATAG
- the lon gene encoding endopeptidase La gives MTSNNNSTDLVNIRDLLPEDIPILPLVIRPIFPNILTPIAFTGEDFLQAIKDAEEHYNGFIGLVFVKDIDDNDYFNSTLYDVGTVVKINKVTSISQDSVQAIVFGVERFKKKKVVIGNSRICWKVKYNKESADSSVELKAYMLAIMTSLKEIFEVNPILKEELKLLVSQASYDHPSIFIDFVSSMLKAEAKDLQELLEEFNINNRSQRLLTMLKKELEISQLQAKISKQIEDKVSKQQKEYFLREQLKLIKQELGLEKDEKSAVVDKIVDKINHIHLSSEAEKIVNEQLEKLSILDQGSPEYHVARTYVESIVELPWGVFSKDRLDIKKSKMILDRDHYGLEDIKNSILEFVSTVIKTGNVNGSILCLVGPPGVGKTSIGKSIAESLNRKFYRFSVGGMVDEAEIKGHRRTYIGAMPGKIIQSLKLVQTSNPVIMIDEIDKIGNSFRGDPASALLEVLDPEQNKDFLDHYLDIRYDLSKILFVTTANQLDTIPRPLLDRMEIIHLSGYILEEKLQIAQKYLIPQQLKAHALDNKEITISKNALKFIIDKYAREAGVRTLDKCIRKIMRKVNLKIAEGNTDKVRINENNVESYLGVPIFTTEELYQKEIPGVTLGLAWTSLGGATLYIEATSISNKDSGLKLTGQLGDVMKESAEIAYSYIRSLLFKEEKYSPEIKEYFDKNRVHLHVPEGATPKDGPSAGITMALALYSLATNTPIKKGLAMTGELTLTGKVLPIGGVREKTIAARRVGIFELILPKDNKKDFDRLPDFLKTGITVNYVDYFTDVLKYAIK, from the coding sequence ATGACTTCAAATAATAATTCTACAGATCTTGTTAATATAAGAGATCTTTTACCTGAAGATATTCCTATTCTTCCACTTGTTATAAGACCTATTTTCCCAAATATTTTAACTCCAATTGCATTTACTGGAGAGGATTTTTTACAAGCTATTAAAGACGCTGAAGAACACTATAACGGCTTCATTGGACTTGTTTTTGTTAAAGATATAGACGACAACGATTATTTCAATTCTACACTTTATGACGTAGGAACTGTTGTAAAAATTAATAAAGTTACCTCTATATCACAAGATTCTGTGCAAGCTATTGTTTTTGGAGTAGAACGTTTTAAAAAGAAAAAAGTTGTTATTGGAAACTCTAGAATCTGCTGGAAGGTTAAGTATAATAAAGAATCTGCTGATTCTTCAGTCGAATTAAAAGCTTATATGTTAGCTATTATGACCTCTTTAAAAGAGATATTTGAAGTTAATCCTATTTTAAAAGAAGAGTTAAAACTTTTAGTTTCACAAGCTTCATATGATCACCCTAGTATTTTTATAGACTTTGTTTCATCTATGCTAAAAGCTGAGGCTAAAGACTTACAAGAACTTTTAGAAGAGTTTAATATTAATAATAGATCCCAAAGACTTTTAACGATGTTGAAAAAAGAGCTAGAGATTTCTCAACTTCAAGCTAAAATATCTAAGCAGATAGAGGACAAAGTTAGCAAGCAGCAAAAAGAATATTTTTTAAGAGAACAATTAAAACTTATCAAACAAGAACTAGGATTAGAAAAAGATGAAAAATCAGCTGTTGTTGATAAAATTGTTGATAAAATAAATCATATTCATCTTTCATCTGAAGCTGAAAAAATAGTAAACGAACAACTTGAAAAACTATCTATTTTAGATCAAGGTTCACCTGAGTATCATGTGGCTAGAACATATGTTGAATCTATTGTTGAGCTTCCTTGGGGAGTTTTTTCCAAAGATAGATTGGATATTAAAAAATCTAAAATGATTCTCGATAGAGATCATTATGGTTTAGAGGATATTAAAAATAGTATCCTAGAGTTTGTGAGTACTGTCATAAAAACTGGAAATGTAAATGGCTCTATTCTTTGCTTAGTTGGACCTCCGGGAGTTGGTAAAACATCTATTGGTAAATCTATAGCAGAATCATTAAATAGAAAATTCTATCGATTCTCTGTTGGTGGAATGGTTGATGAAGCTGAGATAAAAGGTCATAGAAGAACCTATATCGGTGCAATGCCTGGAAAAATTATTCAATCATTAAAACTCGTTCAGACTTCAAATCCTGTGATAATGATTGATGAAATTGATAAAATTGGAAATAGTTTTAGAGGAGATCCTGCTTCTGCTCTTTTAGAAGTTTTAGATCCTGAACAAAATAAAGACTTTTTAGATCATTATCTTGATATCAGATACGATCTCTCTAAAATTCTTTTTGTTACAACAGCTAATCAACTAGATACTATTCCTAGACCATTATTGGATAGAATGGAGATTATTCATCTCTCTGGTTATATTCTTGAAGAAAAACTTCAAATTGCACAAAAATATCTAATTCCTCAACAATTAAAGGCACACGCCCTAGATAATAAAGAGATTACAATCAGTAAAAATGCCTTAAAATTTATAATTGATAAATATGCTCGAGAAGCGGGTGTTAGGACTCTTGATAAATGTATTCGAAAAATAATGAGAAAAGTTAATCTCAAAATTGCTGAGGGAAATACTGATAAAGTTAGAATTAATGAAAATAATGTAGAATCATATTTGGGAGTACCAATATTTACAACTGAAGAATTATACCAAAAAGAAATCCCAGGAGTAACTCTTGGACTAGCTTGGACCTCTCTTGGCGGTGCCACTTTATATATAGAAGCCACAAGTATAAGTAATAAAGATAGTGGCCTTAAACTGACTGGGCAACTTGGCGATGTTATGAAAGAATCTGCAGAAATAGCATACTCTTATATTCGTTCTCTTTTATTTAAAGAGGAGAAATACTCTCCAGAAATAAAAGAATACTTCGACAAAAACAGAGTTCATTTACATGTCCCTGAAGGTGCGACTCCTAAGGATGGTCCTTCGGCTGGAATTACTATGGCTTTAGCTCTTTACTCTTTAGCTACTAATACACCTATAAAAAAAGGTCTTGCTATGACAGGAGAGTTAACTTTAACAGGAAAAGTTCTTCCTATCGGTGGCGTTAGAGAAAAAACTATTGCTGCTAGAAGAGTTGGTATTTTCGAACTTATTCTTCCTAAAGATAATAAAAAAGATTTCGACAGACTTCCAGATTTCTTAAAAACTGGAATAACTGTAAACTATGTAGATTATTTCACTGATGTCTTAAAATATGCCATAAAATAG